From one Tsukamurella tyrosinosolvens genomic stretch:
- a CDS encoding AurF N-oxygenase family protein — translation MTDTTLPERTRDAVADRLLGGSVKRSYAPVVDIDWDAPIDPDKYFLPPHMCTLYGTDIWNGMTREEQIALSRLEMVNLLSMGIWFENLLNRLLLRDLLAKDPTSRDAFYSLTEMGDECRHMVMFGKVIDRVGERPFRLRGWQLGVVKYVLAPVIRGQAVWIAALVGEEIFDAQQRQIKDDPELQPIVARLMQIHVTEEARHIGYARDGARRGVADRSRMQTLLVGNLHAGAAFGFRMLFANPRMYARAGLDPKAAYRAAITNPHHIKAKQDGFRDLGRFLDSVGLMRAFARWSWKKAGFLA, via the coding sequence GCTCCTCGGTGGCTCCGTCAAGCGCTCCTACGCGCCCGTCGTCGACATCGACTGGGACGCCCCGATCGACCCCGACAAGTACTTCCTGCCGCCGCACATGTGCACCCTGTACGGCACCGACATCTGGAACGGCATGACCCGCGAGGAGCAGATCGCCCTCTCCCGCCTGGAGATGGTCAACCTGCTCTCGATGGGCATCTGGTTCGAGAACCTGCTCAACCGCCTGCTCCTGCGCGACCTGCTCGCCAAGGACCCCACCTCGCGCGACGCCTTCTACTCGCTCACCGAGATGGGCGACGAGTGTCGCCACATGGTGATGTTCGGCAAGGTCATCGACCGTGTCGGCGAGCGACCCTTCCGCCTGCGCGGCTGGCAGCTGGGCGTCGTGAAGTACGTTCTCGCCCCGGTGATCCGCGGCCAGGCCGTGTGGATCGCCGCCCTCGTCGGTGAGGAGATCTTCGACGCCCAGCAGCGGCAGATCAAGGACGATCCGGAGCTGCAGCCGATCGTCGCCCGCCTCATGCAGATCCACGTCACCGAGGAGGCGCGGCACATCGGCTACGCCCGGGACGGCGCCCGGCGCGGCGTCGCCGACCGCAGCCGCATGCAGACGCTCCTCGTCGGGAACCTGCACGCCGGCGCGGCCTTCGGCTTCCGCATGCTGTTCGCCAACCCGCGCATGTACGCCCGTGCCGGCCTCGACCCCAAGGCCGCCTACCGCGCCGCCATCACCAACCCCCACCACATCAAGGCCAAGCAGGACGGCTTCCGGGATCTCGGCCGGTTCCTCGACTCCGTCGGCCTCATGCGGGCGTTCGCGCGGTGGTCGTGGAAGAAGGCGGGGTTCCTCGCGTGA
- a CDS encoding DUF4873 domain-containing protein, which produces MTSDGRPRIVVIGARVPGIDGTVVAPSDVADLRFRPERDAWTLTTPAGVTDYDLVVLAGTTAAIEVPVLDPRVAPPGTVGPADAERAYLGMLVDGVPNLILTDGSTLQRDTLDAWLRWMYTEAATRLLARPPVTARWILKGRRAPSRPDRDAIDLSNDHVRDEGVYAGEAVLRSGEFEAVSPVRLAGHLEPLDGNYHWYGTVDDMEIGAALKKMPRGSVTVSIGGGEASPAMVTDKTVWGTYRLVGVGAPPYPL; this is translated from the coding sequence GTGACGTCGGACGGCCGGCCGCGCATCGTCGTCATCGGCGCGCGGGTCCCCGGGATCGACGGGACCGTCGTGGCACCGTCGGACGTGGCGGACCTGCGGTTCCGCCCCGAGCGCGACGCCTGGACCCTGACCACACCCGCGGGCGTGACGGACTACGACCTCGTCGTGCTCGCCGGCACCACGGCCGCGATCGAGGTGCCGGTGCTCGATCCGCGCGTCGCGCCGCCCGGCACCGTCGGGCCCGCGGACGCCGAGCGCGCCTACCTGGGCATGCTCGTCGACGGGGTGCCGAACCTGATCCTCACGGACGGTTCGACACTCCAGCGGGACACGCTGGACGCCTGGCTGCGGTGGATGTACACCGAGGCGGCGACGCGCCTGCTGGCGCGGCCCCCGGTGACCGCCCGCTGGATCCTCAAGGGGCGGCGGGCGCCGTCGCGGCCGGACCGGGACGCGATCGACCTGTCCAACGACCACGTCCGCGACGAGGGCGTCTACGCCGGGGAGGCCGTGCTCCGCTCCGGCGAGTTCGAGGCCGTCTCGCCCGTGCGGCTCGCCGGGCACCTCGAGCCGCTCGACGGCAACTACCACTGGTACGGCACCGTCGACGACATGGAGATCGGTGCGGCGCTGAAGAAGATGCCCCGCGGCAGCGTCACGGTGTCCATCGGCGGGGGAGAAGCGTCGCCCGCCATGGTCACCGACAAGACCGTCTGGGGCACCTACCGCCTCGTGGGCGTCGGCGCGCCGCCGTATCCGCTCTGA
- a CDS encoding alpha/beta fold hydrolase — translation MTHTQGRSRFLTTRDGRHLHATELDGPGGAPVVVFEAGAGGTRSSWGGVQPPVSAFARAVAYDRSGLVRSAPDAADRTFGRMADDLNDLLHGLADGDDTRFVLVGHSLGGVIVRLAASRRPGRIAGLVLVDPSDESAEDMFRGNVERRAAISTAIMRVLARTGILRVLGGILFRSAPADVRADLAREAATPRAIETMVQELKTFYPELQSWQGSAPDLGDVPVTVISGAKSGGLGKAVRARVNEAHAERAAASPTGRHVVAANSGHQVPLTDPDVIVEEVRRLVSGSATEKD, via the coding sequence ATGACACACACCCAGGGGCGGAGTCGGTTCCTCACCACGCGGGACGGCCGGCACCTGCACGCCACGGAGCTGGACGGGCCGGGCGGCGCACCGGTCGTGGTCTTCGAGGCCGGCGCCGGGGGAACCCGGTCGTCCTGGGGCGGGGTGCAGCCGCCGGTGTCCGCGTTCGCGCGCGCGGTGGCCTACGACCGGTCGGGGCTCGTCCGCAGCGCGCCCGACGCGGCCGACCGCACCTTCGGGCGCATGGCCGACGACCTGAACGACCTCCTCCACGGCCTCGCCGACGGCGACGACACCCGGTTCGTGCTCGTCGGCCACAGCCTGGGCGGAGTGATCGTGCGCCTGGCCGCGTCGCGCCGCCCGGGCCGGATCGCCGGGCTTGTCCTGGTCGACCCGTCGGATGAGTCGGCGGAGGACATGTTCCGCGGGAACGTCGAACGGCGCGCAGCGATCTCGACGGCGATCATGCGGGTCCTCGCCCGCACCGGGATCCTCCGCGTCCTGGGCGGCATCCTGTTCCGCAGCGCCCCCGCGGACGTCCGCGCCGACCTCGCGCGGGAGGCGGCCACCCCGCGGGCGATCGAGACGATGGTGCAGGAGCTGAAGACGTTCTACCCGGAGCTGCAGTCGTGGCAGGGGTCCGCGCCCGACCTCGGCGACGTCCCCGTCACCGTGATCTCGGGGGCCAAGAGCGGGGGCCTCGGGAAGGCGGTCCGGGCGCGGGTCAACGAGGCGCACGCCGAGCGCGCCGCGGCATCGCCGACCGGACGGCACGTCGTCGCCGCGAACTCGGGACATCAGGTCCCGCTGACCGACCCGGACGTGATCGTCGAGGAGGTCCGTCGCCTCGTTTCCGGGTCGGCCACCGAGAAGGACTGA
- a CDS encoding NfeD family protein, with the protein MAAALWLIGAILLAVAETAAGEFTLLMLGGGALVTAGATGIFDLPLWAQGVVFAVSSVLLLVLVRPPLRRYAESKRGDAPSYLESLPGMKATVLQSVSGDAGRILIGGEEWSARTPYDGVPIAVGVEVTIVEIDGAVAVVVDS; encoded by the coding sequence ATGGCAGCGGCGCTCTGGCTCATCGGCGCGATCCTGCTGGCCGTGGCGGAGACGGCGGCCGGCGAGTTCACCCTGCTCATGCTCGGCGGCGGGGCGCTGGTCACCGCCGGCGCCACGGGGATCTTCGACCTCCCGCTGTGGGCGCAGGGCGTCGTGTTCGCCGTCTCGTCGGTACTGCTGCTCGTGCTAGTGCGCCCGCCGCTGCGCCGGTACGCCGAGAGCAAACGGGGCGACGCACCGTCGTACCTGGAATCGCTCCCCGGCATGAAAGCGACGGTGCTGCAGTCCGTCTCGGGCGACGCCGGACGCATCCTGATCGGCGGGGAGGAATGGTCCGCGCGGACGCCGTACGACGGCGTGCCGATCGCCGTGGGCGTGGAGGTGACCATCGTCGAGATCGACGGCGCGGTCGCCGTCGTGGTCGACAGCTGA